The following are from one region of the Arachis duranensis cultivar V14167 chromosome 10, aradu.V14167.gnm2.J7QH, whole genome shotgun sequence genome:
- the LOC107469413 gene encoding alcohol acyltransferase 9, whose protein sequence is MATTSVRVKEAVLVTPSDPTPTGILHLSALDSQLFLRFTVEYLFVYRRSSALDQPATVSRMKSALARALVPYYPFAGRVRSRPDVPSLEVVCRAQGALFIDACSDVYTANDFEKAPKTVTQWRKLLSLYVPDVLKGSPPLVVQLTWLADGAAAVGVGINHALCDGIGSAEFLNYFANLASQRFGPRDSDLKPKPVWDRHIMNPPSKKSERANTYNHPEFARVPDLCGFLNKVTTGLRPTSIVFNKRRINELKGIARYSSESSSSYTSFEVLAAHVWRSWARALGFPPNQQLKILFSINVRNRVKPNLPEGYYGNAFVLGCAQSSAKELVEKGIGYCSGLVKRAKERVDGEYVRRVSELVSEWRVSPDPVGVLIVSQWSRLGLERVEFMGRPIHVGPICWDRYCLFLPVRDETESVRVAVAVPAAAFDSYHRFIAESTS, encoded by the coding sequence ATGGCAACAACCTCAGTGCGCGTCAAAGAAGCTGTGCTCGTCACACCTTCTGACCCCACACCAACTGGGATTCTCCACCTCTCCGCTCTCGACTCCCAACTCTTTCTTCGCTTCACCGTTGAATATCTATTTGTTTACAGGCGATCCTCTGCCCTCGACCAGCCTGCCACCGTGTCACGTATGAAGTCGGCATTGGCAAGGGCGCTCGTTCCGTACTATCCCTTTGCCGGCCGAGTTCGCTCTAGGCCGGACGTCCCCAGCCTCGAGGTAGTCTGCCGGGCACAGGGCGCACTCTTCATCGACGCCTGCTCTGATGTGTACACTGCCAATGATTTTGAGAAGGCTCCCAAAACGGTTACACAATGGAGGAAGCTCTTGTCACTCTATGTTCCCGACGTTCTCAAAGGATCGCCGCCACTCGTCGTTCAGCTCACGTGGCTTGCCGATGGAGCCGCCGCAGTTGGCGTCGGAATCAACCACGCCCTCTGCGATGGCATAGGAAGCGCTGAGTTTCTCAACTACTTCGCTAATTTAGCTTCCCAAAGGTTTGGCCCTCGCGATTCTGATCTGAAGCCCAAGCCCGTCTGGGATCGCCACATCATGAACCCGCCGTCGAAGAAGAGCGAGCGGGCTAACACGTATAACCACCCTGAGTTTGCACGGGTTCCCGATCTCTGCGGGTTTTTGAACAAGGTCACCACCGGGCTCAGGCCCACCTCCATTGTGTTCAACAAGAGGCGCATCAACGAGCTCAAGGGAATAGCCCGTTACTCGAGCGAGTCGTCATCATCGTACACGTCTTTTGAGGTGCTAGCGGCCCATGTGTGGAGGAGCTGGGCCCGAGCATTGGGCTTTCCACCAAACCAGCAACTGAAGATTCTCTTTAGCATTAACGTGCGGAACCGGGTGAAACCGAACCTTCCAGAGGGGTACTACGGGAACGCGTTCGTTCTTGGGTGCGCACAGAGCAGTGCAAAGGAGCTTGTAGAAAAAGGAATCGGGTACTGTTCGGGTCTGGTGAAACGGGCCAAGGAGAGGGTGGATGGAGAATACGTGAGGAGGGTGAGTGAGTTGGTGTCCGAGTGGAGGGTGAGTCCTGACCCTGTTGGTGTGCTCATAGTTTCTCAGTGGTCTCGTTTGGGCCTTGAGAGGGTTGAGTTTATGGGTCGGCCCATTCATGTTGGGCCCATATGTTGGGATAGATACTGCTTGTTTCTTCCGGTGAGGGATGAGACGGAGAGTGTCAGGGTCGCCGTGGCTGTCCCTGCCGCCGCCTTTGACAGCTACCATCGCTTTATTGCAGAATCCACTTCATGA